In the genome of Desulfovibrio sp. ZJ209, one region contains:
- a CDS encoding pyruvate formate lyase family protein has protein sequence MLDAGCCCTPQEEWIENAAKGKPSPFKESQPRVIGMLEEFDCTPPVIDVERARYFTESMRETEGEHLTLRWGKALLHVAQNIPVYIEDKQLIVGRLGRDNCRYGILYPELDGDFYETVLDDFSKRENPPIKVMKEDFDVILNDIGSYWNGKTYHHGLFTAMPDRCRHLSYSDREGLKPRYVVAESSSLRSSLQWVLDFDKVLKKGFRAIQDEAKEQLAALDPNDPDNILNKIPFLEGVILALEGVITFARRHAQLAREKAATEKDPARKAELLAIAERCERVPEFPARNFHEAVQAHWFAQAFSRLEQRTGCIISNGRMDQQLIDFYRKDMADGTLTEEKALELLGCLWCQMAQFIELPLSPGVMDTQAGFAHWEAVTIGGQTPDGQDATNELTYLMLRSKREFPTHYPDLAARVHTRSPKRYLWDIAETIKQGQGYPKVVNDEELIPRLLAKGAPVSDVYDYVVSGCNETRLINRETYMSPGTQVNLCAALELTLRNGRLKKFGDEVFTFESGDPLKFATFEEFYKAFEAQLQNLIVGAFLLQDTIHHTRAKYFASPLASGLHDLCMKSCLDLNSDQSPEGAFDLAFFDAIGFGTLVDSLSVIKKLVYEDKSILMSELIKAMDDNFEHSAPLQAILSRAPRFGNGDDYADNLYKRVEKSILDFTARYADKNGVQPIEVRTTSVTANVPHGKFVSAMPNGRKDWMPLSDGSSPSHGSDVSGPTAVLLSQYKSTNWNAPNRACRLLNMKLAPKTVEGDEGTQKLVDLLRSFIDLRVWHLQMNIINRETMIAAQKDPHKYRNLVVRIAGYSAYFVDLNTDLQNDLIDRTEQASC, from the coding sequence ATGCTTGACGCAGGTTGTTGCTGCACCCCGCAGGAAGAATGGATCGAGAACGCGGCCAAGGGAAAGCCCAGCCCGTTCAAGGAATCGCAGCCCCGTGTCATCGGCATGCTGGAGGAATTCGACTGCACGCCGCCGGTCATTGACGTGGAGCGCGCGCGCTATTTCACCGAATCCATGCGCGAGACCGAGGGCGAGCACCTCACCCTGCGCTGGGGCAAGGCGCTTCTGCATGTGGCCCAAAACATCCCGGTCTATATCGAGGACAAGCAGCTCATCGTCGGCCGCCTCGGGCGCGACAATTGCCGCTACGGCATCCTCTACCCCGAGCTGGACGGCGATTTTTACGAGACCGTCCTGGACGACTTCTCCAAGCGCGAGAACCCGCCCATCAAGGTCATGAAGGAGGACTTCGACGTCATCCTCAATGACATCGGCTCCTACTGGAACGGCAAGACCTATCACCACGGCCTGTTCACCGCCATGCCCGACCGCTGCCGCCACCTCTCCTACAGCGACCGCGAGGGCCTGAAGCCGCGCTATGTGGTGGCCGAGTCCTCCTCGCTGCGTTCGAGCCTCCAGTGGGTGCTCGATTTCGACAAGGTGCTGAAAAAGGGCTTCCGCGCCATCCAGGACGAGGCGAAAGAGCAGCTCGCCGCTCTCGACCCCAACGACCCGGACAATATCCTCAACAAGATCCCCTTCCTTGAGGGCGTCATCCTGGCCTTGGAGGGCGTCATCACCTTTGCCAGGCGCCACGCGCAGCTCGCGCGCGAAAAGGCCGCCACGGAGAAGGACCCCGCGCGCAAGGCCGAGCTTCTCGCCATCGCCGAGCGCTGCGAACGCGTGCCGGAATTTCCGGCGCGCAACTTCCACGAGGCCGTGCAGGCGCACTGGTTCGCCCAGGCCTTCTCGCGCCTCGAGCAGCGCACGGGCTGCATCATCTCCAACGGCCGCATGGACCAGCAGCTCATCGACTTCTACCGCAAGGACATGGCCGACGGCACCCTCACCGAGGAAAAGGCCCTCGAGCTCCTGGGCTGCCTGTGGTGCCAGATGGCCCAGTTCATCGAGCTGCCGCTCTCGCCCGGCGTCATGGACACCCAGGCCGGCTTCGCCCACTGGGAGGCCGTGACCATCGGCGGCCAGACCCCGGACGGCCAGGACGCCACCAACGAGCTCACCTACCTTATGCTGCGCTCCAAGCGGGAATTCCCCACCCATTACCCGGATCTCGCCGCGCGCGTGCACACCCGCTCGCCCAAGCGCTATCTCTGGGACATCGCCGAGACCATCAAGCAGGGCCAGGGCTATCCCAAGGTGGTCAACGACGAGGAGCTCATCCCCCGCCTGCTCGCCAAGGGCGCGCCCGTGAGCGACGTGTACGACTATGTGGTGAGCGGCTGCAACGAGACGCGGCTCATCAACCGCGAGACCTACATGAGCCCCGGCACCCAGGTGAACCTCTGCGCCGCGCTGGAGCTCACCCTGCGCAACGGGCGCCTCAAGAAGTTCGGCGACGAGGTGTTCACCTTCGAGAGCGGCGACCCGCTGAAGTTCGCCACCTTTGAGGAGTTCTACAAGGCCTTCGAGGCCCAGTTGCAGAACCTCATCGTGGGCGCCTTCCTGCTGCAGGACACCATCCACCACACGCGGGCCAAGTATTTCGCGAGCCCGCTGGCCTCGGGCCTGCACGACCTGTGCATGAAGTCCTGCCTCGACCTCAACAGCGACCAGTCGCCCGAGGGCGCCTTTGACCTCGCCTTCTTCGACGCCATCGGCTTCGGCACCCTCGTCGACTCGCTCTCGGTCATCAAGAAACTCGTCTACGAGGATAAGAGCATCCTCATGAGCGAGCTCATCAAGGCCATGGACGACAATTTCGAGCACAGCGCGCCGCTGCAGGCCATACTCTCACGCGCGCCCCGTTTCGGCAACGGCGACGACTATGCCGACAACCTCTACAAGCGGGTGGAGAAGAGCATCCTCGACTTCACGGCCCGCTATGCGGACAAGAACGGCGTGCAGCCCATCGAGGTGCGCACCACCTCGGTCACGGCCAACGTGCCGCACGGCAAGTTCGTGAGCGCCATGCCCAACGGCCGCAAGGACTGGATGCCCCTTTCCGACGGCAGCTCGCCCTCGCACGGCTCGGACGTGAGCGGCCCCACGGCCGTGCTGCTCTCGCAGTACAAGAGCACCAACTGGAACGCGCCCAACCGCGCCTGCCGCCTCCTGAACATGAAGCTCGCCCCCAAGACCGTGGAGGGCGACGAGGGCACGCAAAAGCTGGTGGATCTTTTGCGCAGCTTCATCGACCTGCGCGTGTGGCACCTGCAGATGAACATCATCAACCGCGAGACCATGATCGCCGCCCAGAAGGACCCGCACAAGTACCGCAACCTCGTGGTCCGCATCGCGGGCTACAGCGCCTACTTCGTGGACCTGAACACCGATTTGCAGAACGACCTCATCGACCGCACCGAGCAGGCCAGCTGCTGA